One genomic region from Microcella humidisoli encodes:
- a CDS encoding 2,3-butanediol dehydrogenase translates to MRAAVFHDAKDIRVEEVAEPGALGPRDVRLKPFWCGICGTDLHEYAVGPIVIPTQPHKLNGSTAPQILGHEFSAEVLEVGKEVRSVRAGDRVSVMPLLFCGACYFCQRGLNHLCTSMACVGLSDEWGGIAEQAIVHESKVAKLPDSMSDIQGALVEPTAVAAYGVDKAQVRPGDTVLVTGLGPIGALASLYAASLGATVYMSEVNPKRQELARSLDVGVLLDPRSTDVAAELRDRTGGIGVDAVIECSGNEIALQTALASVRASGNISQTGLHTKPAAIDPMVLSERDITLRGTWCYPVTDWPRIIDLIGRGRMDVEKVVSAKIDMADIVEKGFETLLSPTGDQVKVLVRAF, encoded by the coding sequence ATGAGAGCAGCCGTCTTCCACGACGCCAAAGACATCCGGGTCGAAGAGGTCGCCGAGCCGGGAGCCCTCGGGCCCCGCGACGTGCGGCTCAAGCCGTTCTGGTGTGGCATCTGCGGCACCGACCTGCACGAGTACGCCGTCGGCCCCATCGTGATCCCGACCCAGCCCCACAAGCTCAACGGATCGACCGCCCCGCAGATCCTGGGCCACGAGTTCTCGGCCGAGGTGCTTGAGGTCGGGAAGGAGGTTCGCAGCGTGCGCGCGGGCGACCGGGTCTCGGTCATGCCTCTGCTGTTCTGCGGCGCCTGCTACTTCTGCCAGCGCGGCCTCAACCACCTCTGCACCTCGATGGCCTGCGTCGGCCTGAGCGACGAGTGGGGCGGCATCGCCGAGCAGGCGATCGTGCACGAGTCGAAGGTGGCCAAGCTGCCCGACTCGATGTCCGACATCCAGGGAGCCCTCGTCGAGCCCACCGCTGTCGCCGCCTACGGCGTCGACAAGGCGCAGGTGCGCCCCGGCGACACCGTGCTCGTGACCGGGCTCGGCCCGATCGGCGCCCTCGCCTCGCTGTACGCCGCATCCCTCGGCGCCACCGTGTACATGTCGGAGGTCAACCCGAAGCGCCAGGAGCTCGCGCGGTCGCTCGACGTGGGCGTGCTGCTCGACCCGCGCTCCACCGACGTGGCCGCCGAGCTGCGCGACCGCACGGGCGGCATCGGCGTCGATGCGGTCATCGAGTGCTCGGGCAACGAGATCGCGCTGCAGACCGCCCTGGCCTCGGTGCGGGCTTCGGGCAACATCTCGCAGACGGGCCTGCACACGAAGCCTGCCGCCATCGATCCCATGGTGCTCTCGGAGCGCGACATCACGCTGCGCGGCACGTGGTGCTACCCCGTGACCGACTGGCCGCGCATCATCGACCTCATCGGCCGTGGCCGCATGGATGTCGAGAAGGTCGTGAGCGCGAAGATCGACATGGCCGACATCGTCGAGAAGGGCTTCGAGACCCTGCTGTCGCCGACCGGCGACCAGGTCAAGGTCCTCGTTCGCGCCTTCTGA
- a CDS encoding zinc-dependent alcohol dehydrogenase: MPAHTGTMRAAVYHGRGDVRIETLPVPIAVEGQALVKVLRSGICGTDATEYKAGPIMFPIDAPHPKSGHQGPLIIGHEFVGEIVDLPGGPVEGLAVGDHVASGAGVACGECQRCRQGRTNLCERYVTHGLNIDGGLAEYVAVATSTLVRIPDDCALDAAGVAQPLAVGLHAARRAQVVDGDRVVLFGAGAIGTFILAGLISLADADITVVDFAGERLDRALRLGATRVVPVDDQLQDALRAIVGPTGADVVIEATGAPGQLDVALRLVRQGGTILEVGLPSKPQELDVHKLVLSEVTIATTVAHVCGDDLVPSLEILARTDLGDELVEAVFGLDEVPTQLARLAAGEIRGKVLFDPTRTA, translated from the coding sequence ATGCCCGCCCACACCGGAACGATGCGCGCCGCCGTCTACCACGGCCGCGGCGACGTGCGCATCGAGACCCTGCCCGTGCCGATCGCCGTCGAGGGCCAGGCGCTCGTCAAGGTGCTGCGCAGCGGCATCTGCGGCACCGACGCCACCGAGTACAAGGCCGGGCCGATCATGTTCCCGATCGACGCCCCGCACCCGAAGAGCGGCCACCAAGGCCCGCTCATCATCGGGCACGAGTTCGTCGGCGAGATCGTCGACCTGCCGGGAGGGCCGGTCGAGGGCCTCGCGGTGGGCGACCACGTCGCGTCGGGCGCGGGGGTAGCGTGCGGCGAGTGCCAGCGCTGCCGTCAAGGCCGCACGAACCTGTGCGAGCGCTACGTGACACACGGCCTCAACATCGACGGCGGCCTCGCCGAGTACGTCGCGGTCGCCACCTCGACGCTCGTGCGCATCCCCGACGACTGCGCGCTCGACGCCGCAGGCGTCGCCCAGCCGCTCGCCGTCGGGCTGCACGCTGCCCGCCGCGCGCAGGTCGTCGACGGCGACCGCGTGGTGCTTTTCGGGGCGGGGGCCATCGGCACGTTCATCCTCGCCGGGCTCATCTCGCTCGCCGATGCCGACATCACCGTCGTCGACTTCGCGGGCGAGCGCCTCGATCGCGCCCTACGCCTCGGCGCCACCCGCGTCGTGCCGGTCGACGACCAGCTGCAGGATGCCCTGCGCGCGATCGTCGGACCGACCGGTGCCGACGTGGTCATCGAGGCCACGGGGGCCCCGGGGCAGCTCGACGTCGCCCTGCGCCTCGTGCGCCAAGGCGGGACCATCCTCGAGGTGGGTCTGCCCTCGAAGCCCCAAGAGCTCGACGTCCACAAGCTCGTGCTGAGCGAGGTGACGATCGCGACGACCGTCGCGCACGTGTGCGGAGACGACCTCGTGCCCTCGCTCGAGATCCTCGCCCGCACCGATCTCGGTGACGAGCTCGTCGAGGCCGTGTTCGGGCTCGACGAGGTCCCGACCCAGCTCGCCCGCCTCGCGGCGGGAGAGATCCGCGGCAAGGTGCTGTTCGACCCGACGCGCACCGCCTGA